A stretch of the Papaver somniferum cultivar HN1 chromosome 6, ASM357369v1, whole genome shotgun sequence genome encodes the following:
- the LOC113285722 gene encoding indole-3-acetic acid-amido synthetase GH3.6-like — MDYCNVQNRTTSSSIREVDKKKKALQYIEEITKKADEVQKQVLHEILSRSAHVEYLQRHGLSGRTDRETFKRVMPVVTYEDLQPDITRIADGDASPILCALPISQFLTSSGTSGGERKLMPMIDEEFERRSLFYSLQMPIMDQYVPDLNKGKGMYFMFVKSEAKTPGGLVAHPALTSYYKSSYFKEGTSDPFNSYTSPNETIICTDSYQSMYSQLLCGLYQNHQVLRVGAVFASVFLRAIRFLQKHWIDLSNDIRTGNLNSKITDSSVKEAVSKLLKPNPGLADFIKSECSKDSWQGIITRLWANAKYVDVIITGTMSQYIASLDFYSNGLPIVSTLYASSECYFGLNLEPLTKPSEVSYTLIPTMGYFEFLPVEKTHTEYANLVSIATTSIENDEQQELVDLVNVQLGKEYELVITTYAGIYRYKVGDILRVAGFKNNAPQFNFVCRKNVVLSIDSDKTDEVDLQNAVKNAVSHLKPFNASLVDYTSLADTSTIPGHYVLYWELLHDGKTSIPFSVFEDCCLTIEESLNSVYRQGRVCDKSVGPLEIRLVEMDTFDKLMDYSINRGAQIDQYKTPRCVKFAPIIELLNSRVVSKSFSPKDPKWVAGHRDWYTNGCTE, encoded by the exons ATGGATTACTGTAATGTTCAAAACAGAACTACTAGCAGTTCCATTAGAGAGGTAGATAAGAAGAAAAAGGCACTTCAATACATAGAGGAAATAACAAAGAAGGCAGACGAAGTTCAAAAGCAAGTGCTCCATGAAATACTTTCACGCAGTGCCCATGTCGAGTATTTACAAAGACATGGGTTAAGTGGGCGCACAGACCGTGAGACATTCAAAAGAGTTATGCCCGTTGTCACTTACGAAGATCTTCAACCTGATATCACTCGTATCGCTGACGGTGATGCTTCACCAATCCTCTGTGCACTACCGATCTCACAATTTCTTACAAG TTCTGGCACTTCAGGGGGAGAAAGGAAACTGATGCCGATGATTGATGAAGAGTTTGAAAGACGATCTTTGTTTTACAGTCTTCAAATGCCTATAATGGATCAATATGTCCCTGACTTGAACAAAGGCAAAgggatgtattttatgtttgtaaaatCTGAAGCTAAAACACCAGGAGGGTTAGTAGCTCATCCAGCTCTAACGAGCTACTATAAGAGTTCATACTTCAAAGAAGGAACTTCTGATCCTTTCAACAGCTATACTAGTCCAAACGAGACCATAATTTGCACGGATTCTTACCAAAGCATGTATTCTCAGTTACTTTGTGGGCTTTACCAAAACCATCAAGTTCTTCGAGTAGGAGCAGTTTTTGCGTCTGTATTTCTTCGGGCAATACGGTTTCTGCAAAAACACTGGATTGATCTAAGCAATGACATTCGAACTGGAAATCTGAACTCCAAAATCACTGACTCGTCTGTAAAAGAAGCGGTCTCAAAATTACTTAAGCCTAACCCTGGACTTGCAGACTTCATCAAGTCAGAGTGTAGTAAGGATTCATGGCAGGGGATTATTACAAGGTTATGGGCCAATGCTAAGTATGTAGATGTTATCATTACCGGGACAATGTCGCAGTATATTGCTAGTCTTGATTTTTACAGCAATGGCCTTCCAATTGTTAGCACCTTGTACGCGTCTTCAGAATGTTATTTCGGTCTGAACCTTGAGCCTTTAACTAAGCCCAGTGAAGTATCCTACACTCTCATCCCTACTATGGGCTATTTTGAATTCTTGCCAGTGGAGAAGACCCATACTGAATACGCCAACTTGGTGTCAATTGCAACAACCTCGATTGAGAATGACGAACAGCAAGAACTTGTTGATCTCGTCAATGTTCAGCTTGGTAAAGAATATGAGCTTGTTATTACCACTTATGCAG GAATTTATCGCTATAAAGTTGGAGACATACTTCGAGTTGCTGGATTCAAGAACAACGCTCCTCAATTCAACTTTGTATGCCGAAAGAATGTTGTTTTAAGCATCGACTCTGACAAGACGGATGAAGTAGATCTTCAAAATGCTGTGAAGAATGCTGTGAGTCATCTCAAACCGTTTAATGCCTCTCTTGTTGACTACACAAGTTTAGCGGATACATCAACTATCCCAGGCCATTATGTGCTATATTGGGAACTTCTTCATGACGGCAAAACCTCAATTCCTTTCTCAGTATTTGAAGATTGTTGCCTCACAATTGAAGAATCTCTCAACAGTGTTTACCGCCAAGGCCGTGTATGTGACAAGTCAGTTGGACCACTAGAGATAAGGTTAGTCGAGATGGATACATTCGACAAGCTGATGGACTACTCAATCAACCGTGGTGCTCAAATTGATCAGTATAAGACACCTCGATGTGTAAAATTTGCTCCCATAATCGAGCTCTTGAACTCAAGGGTTGTTTCAAAGTCCTTCAGTCCAAAAGATCCAAAATGGGTTGCTGGTCATAGGGATTGGTACACCAACGGTTGCACCGagtaa